A genomic window from Flavobacterium hankyongi includes:
- the rluF gene encoding 23S rRNA pseudouridine(2604) synthase RluF, whose protein sequence is MEENKTRINKFLSETGYCSRREADKLLEEGRITINGKVPELGTKVSIEDEIRVDGKLIREKTTKPIYLAFNKPVGIECTTNQSVRNNIVDYINYPKRIFPIGRLDKASEGLIFMTDDGDIVNKILRARNNHEKEYIVTVNKPITDRFVQRMGNGIPILDTVTKKCKVEQISKFVFRIILTQGLNRQIRRMCEYLDYEVTSLKRTRIINISLDVPVGRYRDLTDAEIKELNTLIAPSSKTEEASLPKAQNSIPKPSFRRNNKKS, encoded by the coding sequence ATGGAAGAAAATAAAACACGAATCAATAAATTCCTATCTGAAACTGGTTACTGTTCTCGTCGTGAAGCAGACAAACTACTTGAAGAAGGACGTATCACTATTAACGGGAAAGTACCTGAATTAGGTACAAAGGTGTCTATTGAAGATGAAATTCGTGTTGATGGCAAATTAATTCGTGAAAAAACTACAAAACCAATTTATCTAGCATTTAATAAACCTGTAGGCATTGAGTGTACCACCAATCAAAGTGTTAGAAACAACATTGTTGATTACATAAATTACCCAAAGCGTATATTTCCAATTGGTCGTTTAGACAAAGCCAGTGAAGGATTAATTTTCATGACTGATGATGGTGACATTGTAAACAAGATACTTAGAGCCAGAAACAATCACGAAAAAGAATATATTGTTACTGTAAATAAACCTATAACGGATCGTTTTGTACAACGAATGGGAAACGGAATCCCAATCTTAGATACTGTTACCAAAAAATGTAAAGTCGAACAAATAAGTAAATTTGTATTTAGAATTATTCTTACACAAGGACTTAACAGGCAAATTCGTCGTATGTGTGAGTATCTTGATTACGAAGTTACTTCACTTAAAAGAACACGAATTATCAATATTTCATTAGATGTTCCTGTAGGACGCTACAGAGATTTAACAGATGCTGAGATTAAGGAATTAAACACATTAATTGCCCCATCCAGTAAAACTGAAGAGGCAAGCCTTCCTAAAGCTCAAAATAGTATCCCAAAACCTTCTTTTAGAAGAAATAACAAAAAAAGTTAA
- a CDS encoding GNAT family N-acetyltransferase: MQIIQSTKQQLKTVQELAYKIWPHTYGQILSKEQLEYMLSNFYSIESLENQFENGHVFLFVENDGQYLGFAAYETDCKEKGKTKLHKIYVMPNTQGKGIGKFLLNEVEKRTKNAENKYLFLNVNKYNNAINFYKKQGFVKIADEIIDIGQGYVMDDYVMEKIIK, translated from the coding sequence ATGCAAATAATACAATCTACTAAACAACAATTAAAAACTGTTCAAGAGTTAGCATATAAAATTTGGCCTCATACTTACGGCCAAATTTTGTCTAAAGAGCAATTAGAATATATGCTCAGTAATTTTTATTCAATTGAGTCACTCGAAAATCAATTTGAAAACGGACATGTTTTTTTATTTGTTGAGAATGATGGGCAATATTTAGGTTTTGCAGCTTATGAAACAGATTGCAAAGAGAAAGGTAAGACCAAACTTCATAAAATTTATGTCATGCCCAACACGCAAGGGAAAGGTATTGGGAAGTTTTTACTGAATGAAGTTGAAAAAAGAACTAAAAACGCAGAAAATAAATATTTGTTTTTAAACGTTAACAAATACAATAATGCCATAAATTTTTACAAAAAACAAGGTTTTGTAAAAATCGCTGATGAGATTATAGATATTGGTCAGGGATATGTTATGGACGATTATGTTATGGAAAAAATAATTAAGTAA
- a CDS encoding mechanosensitive ion channel family protein: MNLDKTVIASYIDEAIVGIINYSPKVLAAFLILFIGHHTINFVKKLILSKVQNSEIDITLSKFLIDILVWILRFLLFITFISRLGIETASFVAIIGAAGLAIGLSLQGSLSNFAGGILIVLFKPFEVGDSIEAQGVTGVVSEIQIFVTKLIASNNQTIFIPNGSLSNGNIINHSLQGKRRADIQFLVSYNDDLKKVKDIIFQILNSNEKVLQDPKPSVDVVALTETGVRLAVKPWATNEDFSKMNSQVLESCMTELTKAGINLEKKV, from the coding sequence ATGAATTTAGATAAAACAGTTATTGCTAGCTATATTGATGAAGCTATTGTAGGAATTATTAATTATTCTCCTAAAGTTCTAGCAGCATTTTTAATTCTTTTTATAGGTCATCATACCATTAATTTTGTAAAAAAACTGATTCTTTCTAAAGTACAAAACAGCGAAATAGACATAACGTTATCAAAATTTTTGATTGATATTTTAGTCTGGATTTTACGTTTTTTGCTTTTTATCACATTCATATCAAGATTAGGAATAGAAACTGCTTCATTTGTAGCAATCATAGGAGCTGCTGGTTTAGCAATTGGTTTGTCATTACAAGGATCATTGTCAAACTTCGCGGGAGGAATTCTAATCGTTTTGTTTAAACCATTTGAAGTAGGAGATTCTATTGAAGCGCAGGGAGTTACTGGTGTGGTTTCTGAAATCCAAATATTTGTAACAAAACTTATAGCATCAAATAACCAGACTATTTTTATTCCAAACGGATCATTGTCTAATGGAAATATAATAAATCACTCTTTACAAGGTAAGCGTAGAGCAGATATACAGTTTTTAGTTTCATACAATGATGATTTAAAGAAAGTAAAAGATATTATTTTTCAGATTTTAAATAGTAACGAAAAAGTACTTCAAGATCCTAAACCATCAGTTGATGTGGTTGCTCTTACAGAAACTGGTGTACGTTTGGCTGTTAAACCTTGGGCAACTAATGAAGACTTCTCAAAAATGAATTCACAAGTTTTGGAAAGTTGTATGACTGAATTGACAAAAGCTGGTATTAATCTTGAAAAGAAAGTTTAA
- the ffh gene encoding signal recognition particle protein, giving the protein MFNNLSEKLDKAFHILKGHGKITEVNVADTLKEVRRALLDADVNFKIAKDFTTRVKEKAMGQDVLTTLQPGQLLIKIVKDELTELMGGDATGINLSGNPTVILMSGLQGSGKTTFSGKLANFLKDKKNKKPLLVACDIYRPAAINQLHVVGDQIGVEVYSEPENKNAVDIAQNAIKHAKANGFNVVIVDTAGRLAVDEEMMTEIANVHKAITPNETLFVVDSMTGQDAVNTAKAFNDRLNFDGVILTKLDGDTRGGAAISIKSVVNKPIKFIGTGEKMDAIDVFYPDRMADRILGMGDVVSLVERAQAQYDEEEARKLQKKIAKNEFGFDDFLTQIQQVKKMGNMKDLVGMIPGAGKALKDIDVPDDAFKHIEAIIHSMTPAERSKPSIIDVKRKARIAKGSGRKVEEVNQLMKQFDQMSKMMKMMQGPGGKNLMKMMGGMKGMPGMR; this is encoded by the coding sequence ATGTTCAATAATTTATCAGAGAAATTAGATAAAGCGTTTCATATACTAAAAGGTCACGGTAAAATTACTGAGGTAAACGTTGCCGATACTTTAAAAGAAGTTCGTCGTGCATTATTGGATGCCGATGTTAACTTTAAGATTGCTAAAGATTTTACCACTCGTGTAAAAGAAAAAGCAATGGGGCAGGACGTATTAACCACGTTACAACCCGGACAACTTTTAATTAAAATCGTAAAAGACGAATTAACAGAATTAATGGGAGGTGATGCCACAGGTATCAATCTTTCAGGTAATCCGACAGTTATTTTGATGTCAGGTTTACAAGGTTCTGGTAAAACGACTTTCTCAGGTAAATTAGCAAACTTCTTAAAAGATAAAAAGAACAAAAAGCCTTTATTGGTTGCTTGTGATATCTACCGTCCAGCGGCAATTAATCAGTTGCATGTTGTAGGAGATCAAATTGGAGTTGAAGTATATTCAGAACCAGAAAATAAAAATGCGGTAGATATTGCTCAAAATGCAATCAAGCATGCAAAAGCAAATGGATTTAATGTTGTAATTGTCGATACTGCTGGACGTTTAGCAGTCGACGAGGAAATGATGACCGAAATTGCTAATGTTCATAAAGCAATTACGCCAAATGAAACATTATTTGTGGTTGATTCAATGACTGGTCAGGATGCTGTTAATACTGCAAAAGCTTTCAACGACAGATTGAACTTCGATGGGGTTATTTTAACGAAACTAGACGGTGATACTCGTGGTGGAGCTGCTATTTCTATTAAATCGGTTGTAAATAAACCAATCAAGTTTATAGGTACTGGAGAAAAAATGGATGCTATCGATGTATTCTATCCAGATCGTATGGCAGACCGTATTCTAGGAATGGGAGACGTTGTGTCGTTAGTAGAGCGTGCACAAGCGCAATATGATGAAGAGGAAGCACGTAAATTACAAAAGAAGATTGCTAAAAATGAGTTTGGTTTTGATGATTTCTTGACACAAATTCAACAAGTTAAAAAAATGGGTAACATGAAGGATTTAGTTGGAATGATTCCTGGTGCTGGTAAAGCGTTAAAGGATATCGATGTTCCAGATGATGCCTTCAAGCACATTGAAGCTATTATTCATTCGATGACTCCAGCTGAAAGAAGTAAACCATCTATTATCGATGTGAAACGTAAAGCACGTATAGCAAAGGGTTCAGGAAGAAAAGTGGAAGAAGTGAATCAATTGATGAAACAATTTGACCAAATGAGCAAAATGATGAAAATGATGCAAGGTCCTGGAGGAAAGAACTTAATGAAGATGATGGGGGGTATGAAGGGTATGCCTGGGATGAGATAA
- a CDS encoding bifunctional 5,10-methylenetetrahydrofolate dehydrogenase/5,10-methenyltetrahydrofolate cyclohydrolase, which translates to MQILDGKKVSEDIKNEIAAQVQEMKNNGEKVPHLAAIIVGNDGASLTYVGSKVKACERVGFESTLIKMPSTTSETELLKKIQELNQDDNIDGFIVQLPLPDQIDTQEVLMAIDPSKDVDGFHPENFGKMALDMSTFIPATPFGILELLERYNVETKGKHTVVIGRSHIVGRPMSILMGRKGFPGNSTVTLTHSHTKNINQITSQADIIITALGVPNYLKAEMIKDDAVIIDVGITRVQDETSEKGYVITGDVDFENVSKKASYITPVPGGVGPMTIAMLLKNTLLAREQKRCK; encoded by the coding sequence ATGCAAATTTTAGACGGTAAAAAAGTTTCGGAAGACATTAAAAATGAAATCGCTGCTCAGGTTCAGGAAATGAAAAACAACGGCGAAAAAGTACCACATTTAGCAGCAATTATTGTTGGAAATGATGGTGCTAGTTTGACCTATGTAGGGAGTAAAGTAAAAGCGTGTGAAAGAGTAGGTTTCGAATCTACTTTAATAAAAATGCCTAGTACAACTTCTGAAACCGAATTGCTTAAAAAAATTCAGGAACTTAACCAAGATGATAACATCGATGGGTTTATTGTTCAGCTTCCATTACCTGATCAAATAGATACACAGGAAGTTTTAATGGCTATTGATCCAAGTAAAGATGTAGATGGTTTCCATCCTGAAAACTTTGGCAAAATGGCCTTGGATATGAGTACTTTTATTCCAGCAACTCCATTTGGAATTCTTGAATTGTTAGAAAGATATAATGTAGAAACAAAAGGAAAGCATACAGTGGTTATTGGTCGTAGTCATATTGTAGGTAGGCCAATGAGTATTTTGATGGGAAGAAAAGGATTTCCTGGGAATTCAACTGTAACATTAACGCACAGTCATACTAAAAACATCAACCAAATAACATCACAAGCTGATATTATTATTACTGCACTTGGAGTTCCCAACTATCTTAAGGCCGAAATGATAAAAGATGATGCAGTTATTATCGATGTAGGAATTACTCGTGTACAAGATGAAACTTCAGAAAAAGGATATGTCATTACAGGTGACGTTGATTTTGAAAATGTATCTAAAAAAGCGTCTTATATCACACCAGTTCCTGGAGGAGTAGGGCCAATGACCATTGCAATGTTACTAAAAAATACTTTATTAGCAAGAGAGCAAAAAAGATGCAAATAA
- a CDS encoding acyl-CoA thioesterase: MQRQEERINESITRVFKAVFPNTTNHYDTLFGGTAMQFMDEVAFITATRYSRQKMVTVSSDRIDFKKPIPYGTIIELVGKVTYLGTTSLKVRVDIFVEEMYSSQKDKAVTGEFTFVAIDENKKAINIL, from the coding sequence ATGCAAAGACAAGAAGAAAGAATTAACGAATCTATTACCAGAGTTTTCAAAGCCGTTTTTCCTAACACAACAAACCATTACGACACCTTATTTGGAGGTACAGCTATGCAATTTATGGATGAGGTTGCTTTTATTACAGCTACAAGATACAGTCGTCAAAAAATGGTTACGGTGAGTAGTGATAGAATCGATTTTAAAAAACCAATTCCGTACGGAACTATTATCGAACTGGTAGGAAAAGTAACTTATTTAGGAACAACCAGTTTAAAAGTAAGAGTAGATATTTTTGTGGAAGAGATGTATAGTAGTCAAAAAGATAAAGCTGTTACTGGTGAATTTACCTTTGTGGCTATCGACGAAAATAAAAAGGCTATAAATATTTTATAA